In Nocardioides sp. JS614, the sequence GAGGATCTCGACGGCGGCGGGGGCGGCGTCGAGGGTGGGGAGCGGGCCGAGCGGCTCGCCGTCGCCGCCGACGGGGATGGCGGAGCGCGACGTGCCGCGCAGCTCGACCCGGGTGCCGGTGAGCACGGTGACCTCGGGCAGGGCCACGTGGGAGCCGTCGTACACCTTGGGCAGCGAGCGCATCAGCGCGACCCGCGAGGCGGCCTCGATCACGACGACGTCGAGCCGGCCGTCCTCGACCGACGCGGCCGGCGCGATCTTCATCCCGCTGCCGTAATAGCCGGAGTTCGCGACCACGACCGTGGCCGCGGTGTAGGTGTGCTCGATGCCGTCGACGGCGACGACGTAGCGCCCGGCCTGGTAGGTCGCCAGCGAGCGGAGCGCGGCATAGGGATACTGCAACCGGCGCGGCAGCCAGGTCGCCCGGTCGACGATCTCGGTCGCGCGGGCGTCGACGCCGGCGTAGACCGACCCGGCGACCACCCGGCGCGCCCGCCCGAGGCCGGTGACGGCGATCAGGTCGACGTGGCGTACGGCGCCCTCCAGCAGCAGCCGCGCCTGGCCCTCGGCGTCCTCGGGGAGGCCGAGCATCCGGGCGAAGTCGTTGCCGCGGCCGGCGGGCAGCACGCCGAGGACGCCGCCGCGCTCCGACACGAGACCGGCGAGCGAGGAGAGCATCCCGTCGCCGCCCACCGAGACGACCACGTCGCCGCGGCCGACGGCCTGGTCGACCAGCTCGACCATCGCGTGCGGCCCCGGCGAGTAGGTGACGTCGACGGTCGCGCCGCCCTCGCGCAGCAGCCGGGCCACCGGCACCACGGCCTCCGGCGCGGCGCCGCCGCCCGAGGACGGGTTGACCAGGAACGTGAACGCCCTGCGGCTCTCCGGCGCGCTCACGGGATCAGCACCCCCGGGTTGAGCACCCCGGTCGGGTCCAGGTCGGCCTTGACCGCCCGCAGGATCGAGACGCCGACGGGGCCGATCTCGCGCTCGAACCACGGCAAGTGGTCGGTGCCGACCGCGTGGTGGTGGGTGATCGTCGCACCGGCCGCGAGCATCGCGTCGCTGGCGGCCGCCTTGGCCACCCGCCACTGGCCCAGCGGGTCGTCGGTCTCCTTCGCGGCCACGGTGAAGTAGAGCGAGGCGCCGGTCTCGTAGACGTGCGAGATGTGGCAGAGCACCAGCGACGGCTGGCCGAGGGAGGTCTCGAGCGCGGTCTTCACGCCGGTGTAGAGGCGGTCGAGGTTCGACCAGAACGTCGCGGTCTCCAACGTCTCCACGAGCACCCCGGCGTCGAGCAGCGAGTCACGCAGGTACGGCGCGTCGTAGCGCCCGTGTGCCCACTTCTCCCCCGGGCCGGTGCCGACGCCGGTGCCGCCGAGGCCCTCGAAGACCGCCGTGACGGCGGACCGCTTCGCCTCGACCGCGGCCGGCTCGCCCTCGAAACCGACGACCATCAGGCAGCCTCCCGCAGACTCCCCGCCGATCGCGGCCGGGTCGGCGAGGTTGATCGCCGACTCCGACTCGTCGGAGAGCCGCAGCACCGTGGGCAGCAGCCCGGCCTGGGCCAGGGTCCGCATGGCGGTGGCACCGTCGGCGAACGACGGCCAGCGCCAGGCCTCGTACACCTGCACCGCCGGCACGGGCCGGACCCGCAGGGTCAGGGAGGTGATCACCCCGAGGGTGCCCTCCGAGCCGAGGAAGAGCTGGCGCAGGTCCGGGCCCGCGGCGTTGGCCGGTGCCGTGCCGAGGACGATCCGGCCCTGGGGGGTGGCCACGGTCAGCCCGACGACCAGCGCGTCGAAGCGGCCGAACCCGGCGCTGGACTGGCCGCTGGAGCGGGTGGCGGCGAAGCCACCGAGGCTGGCGTACTCGAAGGACTGCGGGAAGTGCCCGATCGTCATCCCCTCGGCGGCCAGCAGCGCCTCGGCCTCCGGGCCGCGCAGGCCGGGCTCGAGGGTCGCCGTCATCGAGACGTGGTCGACCGCGAGCAGCCGCTTCATCCGCACCAGGTCCAGGCTGAGCACGGCCGCGAAGCCCTCGCGGCGGGCGACCAGCCCCCCGGTGACCGACGTACCGCCGCCGAACGGCACCACCGCCAGGTGGTGCTCGACCGCGAAGGCGAGCACTGCGGCGACCTCGTCGTGGCTGCCGGGGCGGACCACGGCGTCCGGGGCGTCGGCGAGGTCGCCGGCGCGGGCGCGGAGCAGGTCCGGGGTGGACTTGCCGCGGGTGCGCAGCCGCCGGGTCGCGTCGTCGATCAGCACGTGGCCCACGCCGACGACCTCTTCGAGCCCAGCGACCAGGTCGGGCGCGAGCGCGGACGGCGCGAGGGCCGGGTGCGCGACGGTGGGGCGGTCGTCGACACCGAACACCATCTCGACCAGGCCGCGCGCCTCGTCGGGGAGCGCGCGGGCGCGGGTCGGATCGCCCCAGCGGGACGGATGCATCTCGGTCTGGTTCACGGTCACGTGTTACAGTGTGACACATGACGTCACTCCGTCACAACGCTCCCGATCGAGCAGAGCCCCGGGACGGCTATCTCGACGCGGCGCGCGCCTGCATCCTCGACGTCGGCTGGCGGCGTACGACGCTCACCGAGGTCGCCCGCCGGGCCGGAGTCTCCCGGATGACGATCTACCGCACCTGGGCGGACATGCCCCGGCTGCTGGCCGACCTGATGACCCGCGAGTGGGGCAGCGTGGTCGCCGACTCCCTCGCCGACGAGGACCCCGCGGCGCCGACCGTGGACCGGCTGGTCGGCGACATCGTCCAGACCGTGCAGCGGCTGCGCGAGAACGAGCTGTTCGTGCGCATCGTCGAGCTGGACCCCGAGCTGATCCTGCCCTACCTCTTCTCCCGGCGCGGCCGCTCCCAGGACAGCATCCTCGAGCGCACGGTCGCCGCCCTCCGCGACGCCCAGGCCGAGGGCGCGGCCCGAGCCGGCGACCCGGTGGCGATGGCGCGCGCGATGCTGCTCGCCGCGCACGGCTTCGTGCTGTCCGCGCACACGATGGTCGACGACGACGTGTCCGTCGAGGACCTCGACGCCGAGCTCGTCCTCGCCCTGACCCGGGGGCTGCGGCCATGACCGGCCCGACGACGACCAGCCGGATCACGCCCGGCCTCGCCGGCGTCCCGACCGAGGTCGACCTGGTCGTGATCGGCCTGGGCATCACCGGAGCAGGGGTCGCGTTGGACGCCGCCAGCCGCGGGCTCTCGGTGCTCGCGGTCGACGCCCACGACCTGGCCTTCGGCACCTCCCGCTGGTCCTCGAAGATGGTCCACGGTGGGCTGCGCTACCTCGCCAAGGGACAGGTCGGCGTCGCCCACGAGAGCGCCGTCGAGCGCGGCATCCTGATGGAGGTCACGGCGCCGCACCTGACCCACCCGATGCCGATGCTGGTGCCGCTGAGCTCCAGCGTCACCCGGCTGCAGACCTGGCTGACCCGCAGCGGCATGTGGGCCGGCGACCTGCTGCGCCGCGGCGCCCGCACCGACGCCGAGACGCTCCCGAAGCCACGGCACCTGACCGTCACCGAGGCGCGCAGCCTGGTGCCCGCGCTGCGCCCGGCCGGCCTGCGGGGCGCGGTGCTCGGCTGGGACGGCCAGCTCGAGGACGACGCCCGCCTGGTGATCACGATCGCCCGCACGGCCGCGTCGTACGGCGCCCAGGTCCGCACGCACGCCCGCGTCCTGGAGGCCACCGGCACGTCGGTCCGGCTCCGCGACGAGACCCGGTCCGCGGAGGGCGACGAGACGACGACCGTCACCGCGCGCAGCGTCGTCAACGCCGCGGGGGTGTGGGCCGGCGGCCTGGTCGACGGCATCACCTTGCGGCCCAGCCGCGGCACCCACCTGGTGCTGCGCGAGGAGACCCTGCCCGGCCTGACGGTCTCGGTGTTCTGCCCGGTGCCCGGGGAGACCAACCGGTTCGTGATGGTGCTCCCGCAGCCCGACGGGACGGTGTACGTCGGCCTCACCGACGAGCCGGTCGACGGGGAGATCCCGGACGTGCCGGAGGCCTCGGAGACCGAGGTCGGCTTCCTGCTCGACGTCGTCTCGGCGGCGTTCTCCCACCAGCTGCACCGCACCGACGTGGTCGGCACGTTCGCCGGGCTGCGCCCGCTGCTGGACCTGGGCGGTGACGGAGACGGCGCGCGGACCGCGGACCTGTCCCGGCGGCACGCCGTGCTGACCAGCAGCACCGGCGTCATCACCGTCGTGGGCGGCAAGCTGACCACGTACCGCCGGATGGCCGAGGACGCCGTGGACGCCGCGGTCGCCCAGGCCGGCCTCGCGGCGAGTCCGTGCCGCACCCGCGAGCTGCCGCTGCTCGGCGCCGCACCACGCGCGGAGCTGGCGTCGTTGGAGCTGCCCAGCCGGCTGGTGCGCCGCTACGGCACCGACGCGGCCCTGGTCCTCGAGAGCGCCCGGGAGGTCAGCGGCCTGGCCGACGAGGAGCTGCTGGCCGCGGTGGCCCCGCACGTCCCGGTCACGCTGGCCGAGCTGCTCTTCGGCGTGACCCACGAGGGTGCCGCCGACGTCGACGACCTCCTCGACCGGCGCACCCGGGTCGGACTGGTGCCCGCCGACCGCGAGCTCGCCGTACCCGCCGCCCGACGCGCCCTCGAGATCGCCGCGCCCGCCGTCCGATGAGTTTCCGCGTCGACGCCGGTCGGTAGGCAGAGGCAGACTGGACGACGCGAGGAGCTGGACCCATGACGGCGATCGAGGCGGCACCGATGACGACCCATCCGCAGACCGACACCCCGACCGAGGGCCGGACCGCGGCCGCGCGCAGCGAGCTCGGTGACTTCCCGACGCTGACCCAGCGCTACCAGCGCGAGCTGCTCGCGCACTGCTACCGGATGTCCGGATCGGTGCAGGAGGCCGAGGACCTGGTCCAGGAGACCTTCCTGCGCGCCTGGAAGGCATCGGCCGACTTCCAGGGCCGCTCCTCGGTGCGCACCTGGCTCTACCGGATCGCCACCAACGTCTGCCTGACCAACCTCGAGGGCCGGCCCCGGCGGCCGCTGCCGGCCGGGCTCGGCACCCCCGACGCGATGGCCGGCGACGCGCTCGAGGAGAACCACGAGATCGCCTGGCTCGAGCCGGTCCCCGACGCGGCCGTCGTCGTCGCCGAGCGCGACTCGATCCGGCTCGCGTTCGTCGCCGCCCTGCAGCACCTGCCCGCCCGCCAGCGCGCCGTGCTGATCCTGCGCGACGTGCTGCGCTGGTCGGCTGCGGAGGTCGCGGAGGCCCTCGACACCACCTCGGCCGCGGTCAACTCCGCGCTCCAGCGCGCGCACGCGCAGCTCGCCGGCCGCGGCCTCACCGAGGAGACCGTCGAGCCCGACCTGACACCGGCCCAGCAGCAGCTGCTCGAGAGGTACGTCGACGCGTTCTGGCGCAAGGACGTCGACGCGATCGTCAGCCTGCTCACGAGCGAGGCCGTCTGGGAGATGCCGCCGTTCACGAACTGGTTCGTCGGGCCGGACAACATCGGCGAGCTGATCGACAAGCACTGCCCCGGGGGCTGGAACGACATGCCGATGCTGCGTACGTCGGCCAACGGCCAGCCCGCGTTCGGGCTGTACATGCGGATGGCCGACGGCGGCTTCACGCCGTTCCAGCTGCAGGTGCTCGAGCTGGACGGCTCCCGCGTCGCCCACGTGCACGCGTTCTTCGACACCGCGCTGTTCGCGAAGTTCGGCCTGCCCGACCGGCTCGACGACGACTACCGCCCCGGCGACCACCCGATGAGCCTGGTCCCGACGAGTCCCGCCCCCTCCGCCCCGTCCCCGGCCGGCGAGTGAGTTGACCCAGACCCTCCCCGGGTCCGTCGAGCTGCTCGACCGGGCCCTGGGCTACACCCGCGCCCGACTGGCCGTCGTGCACTCCGAGCTGCTCTGCCGGCCGACGCCGTGCGAGGGCTGGACGCTGGCCGACCTGCTCGCCCACCTGGAGGACGGCCTCGACACGTTCACCGAGGCCGCCGGCGGGGCGGTCGAGGTGCGCGGTGGCAGCACGGCCGCCGGCCGGCTGGACTCGTTGCGGGACAAGGCCTGCGCCCTGCTCGCGGCCTGGAGCGAGCCGACGCCCGGCGACGTCGTCATCGAGACGGCCGGCGCGCACGTCGATCTCGCCGCGCCGACCCTGGTCGCCACCGCGGCACTCGAGGTGACCGTGCACGGCTGGGACGTGGGGCAGAGCACCGGCGAGCGCGCCGCGATCCCGGCGAACCTGGCCCAGCACCTGCTGCCGATCGCGCACCGGCTGGTCGGGGCGGGCGACCGCGGGGCCCGGTTCAAGCGGGCCCGACCGGTGCCGGCGATGGCGCCGTACGACCAACGGCTGCTGGGCTTCCTGGGCCGCACCTGACTGGTCCACCGTCATCGAACTCCGCCGTTCCGACCCCCCACAGGGGCGGGTCTTCCTAGGCTGCGGGTCGTGCTGCCGACCCGAGTCGATCTCGCTGCCCGTGGCTACGCGATGGCCCGTGCGGGCCGGATCGGTGAGGCACTCGCAGACCTCGAGCAGCTGCGCGCGACCGGCTGGGACGACCTCGACGACCTCGACCGGGCATCCGTGCTGACGACGGCGGTCGACTGCCGGCTGGCCCGCGGCGACCTGTCGGCGGCGATGGCCCTCGGCGAGACCCTCGGCGGGTTCCTGGACCGGCCCGGCCTGACCGGGGCGGTCGCGCACCACGGTCGGGGCGAGCTGTCGGCGGCGGCCGGGGACTCCGACCTCGCCGCCGGGCACTTCACGCGCGCCGGCCGGCTGCTGGCCGGTGGGACGGGCGACATCGGACCGGGCGACATCGGACCGGGCGACATCGGGCTGGTGCCGTGGCGGGTGGGCGCGGCGCTGGCCGCCGTCCGGCTGGGCCGCCGCCGCGAGGGAGCGGCACTCGCCCGCGAGCACCTCGGCGCGGCGCGGTCGTCGTGCTCGCCGTACGCCGTCGCGGTCGCCCTGCGCACCATGGCCACGGTGGACGCCGGCAGCGACCGGACCGCGCTGCTGCGCGAGGCGCGGGACGTCCTGGCCGGCGTGCCCGCAGCGCGGCTCGCCGCGCAGATCGACACCGACCTCGCCGGGCTGCTCCTGCTCTCGGGACGGCCGGACGCCGCGGCCGCGCTGGGACTGCTGCGTGCGGCCGAGGCGTACGCCGGGCGCGAGGAGCTCTGGCCGCTGCAGAGCCGGGTGCGCCGGCTGCTGGACCGGATGGGCGAGCCGGCCCGGCCGGTGCACGGCGAGGCGCTCGCGGCGCTCACCGCCGCGGAGCGCCGGGTCGCCCGGCTCGCGGCCGACGGGTTGACGAACCGGCAGATCGCCGACCGACTGGTCGTGACGGTCAAGGCGGTCGAGTGGCACCTCTCGCACATCTACCGCAAGCTCGGCATCCGCTCACGCACCGGCCTGCCCGCGAGCCTCGGCCTGGAGGCCGCGGCGCTGTAGCTCTCGGGCCGGGCCGCGGTCGGTTTCCCCGGTGAACCGGGGAAACCGGAACTGTTGGGCCGAAACTTCGGTCGAGAAGTTCCAGTATTGGCCGAGAGGTCGGGACCGTGATGGCGCGGGCTAGAACCAGCGGAGGCTGCGGCCGTGGCCGTGGGTGCGGGCGACCGCGCGCCCGTCGACGCCGAACACGAAGCCGTGCTCGTCCTCCGGCACGGCCGGACCGGTCGCGGTGACGGCGGGGAGCACCCGCGGCCCCTCGTTGCTCACCCAGTGGCACCGACCGGCCGCGACCAGCCCGGTCATCAGGTCGTGGAACGCGGTCCGGCGCTCCTCGGGCAGGTAGGCGACCACCGCGCTGTGGAACACCAGCACCGGGGCGTGCTCGCGCGCCCGGTCGACCAGCGCGGGGAGCTCTTCGAGCAGGTCACCGCGGACCAGGTACGGCGGATCGGCCCGAGCGACCTCGACGGCACGCTCGAGCCGGGCCCGGCGGTCGTCGTGCTCGGGCCAGACCAGCGCGGCCAGCCAGCGCACCTGGTCGTCGTCGGTGACGTCGACCGGCGCCAGGTCGATGCCCGCTCGCCAGACCACCTCGGGCGGGCCGTCGGGAAGCGGTCCGTCGCCCAGCACCGCGCAGGCGAGCTCCGGGGCGGCGGGGTCGCCGACCCGGTGTACACCGGAGGCGGTGCGCCACGCATAGCGGTAGCGGTCCGGGAAGAGGCAGAGCCCGGCACTGGCGCCGACCTCGACCAGCGCCACGGGGCCGGCGCCGGCGGCGAGCGCGAAGGCGGGCACCAGAGTGGCCAGCCGGCCCGCCTCGTTGGTCTGGGTCGCCCGGTCGAGGATGGTGCGCCGGATGGTGCCGTCGTCGCGAAGCAGGGCCTCGCGCAGCGCGGCGTACGGGCCGGGCGCCGGCACCCCGTGCCAGCGCGCCGCGGCGAGCACCAGGTTGGGCTGGCGCTTGGTCAGCGGCAGGGTCGCCAGCCAGGCCAGCAGCTCCTCGTCGGCCGCGACCAGTCCGCGAAGCAGGGCGACGTCGGGGCGGCGTCGGCCGCGAACTCGGCGTACTGCGTCGCGGTGTCAGCGAAGAGGTCCACCCCGCCATTGTCGAATCCGGCCCGGGAGAGGGGCCGGATGGGCCACCATTCTCGGCATGGGGACCTTCGGGGGGCGAAGGGCGGTGGCGCATGCCTCCGCCCTGCTCGTGCTCCCCGTGCTGCTTGTGGCGTCCCTGCTGGCGGGCTGCACCGCGGCCCTGGACCAGGCGCACAGCGTGCAGACGAAGCTGGGGCGGATCGACCAGATCGCCGACGCGACCGTGAGCACGCCCTCCCACGAACGTGCCGCGGCCATCACCATCAGCTACACCGGGGTCACCACCGCGCGTGAGCTCGCCCGGCTGCTCGACGACGTCGCGCGGGTCGCGGACGACGAGCAGTACCCGGCGTACCGCCTCGACCTGGCCCCGGCCGACTCCCCGGGCGACACCCTGGTCGTGGACTCCACGTTCATCGACAGCGACGTCGTCTCCGCCGTGCTCACGACCTGGTTCCGGGTCACCGCGTCCCTCCTCGGCGACGTGACCTACTCCTACCAGCCGGGCAACGAGTCGATCGCCGTCGACGCCGGTGCGGCCGTCGCGCACGACGTCAGCGAGGCGAGCCGGATCGGCTACGGGTTCCGCGACACCACCTGGACGTTCACCAACGCCGGCACCGTCTTCGTCGCGTCGGGCCGGGTCTCACCGACCGACGTGCTGCTCTTCTCGGGCGTGCAGCGCTCGGTGTCCTCCGCGGCGCTGCCGGCGCCCGCACCGACCTGGCGGTTGGAACGGCGCACCGACCACCTGCTTCTCGACCTGGACGTGACCTTCGCGTCCGAGCCGGTCGCGGCTGCGCGCCTGACGATCGAGCGGTACGGCGACGACGTCCAGCGGTTGGTCGTGGCCGCCCTCGGCGCCGTCCGGGTCGCCGGCCTGCCGGTCTGGCTGCGACTGCACCACCGCGCGGACACCGCCGGTGGGGGCACCCCGCAGGACGACGTGTTCGGGTACTGGGTCGCCGGCCACAACCCGGTCCGCGGCCGGGACCCGATGCTCCGCGGCTGGGACCGGTGGCTCGCCGCCCTGGCCCGCGCGACCCGCTGACCGGTCCAGCCGCGAGCGCGGCCGGACCCCGCCGGGCCGGACGGCCCGGGGAGATCAGCCGGCGGGCAGGGCCACGTACGTGGTCTCGAGGTACTCCTCGATGCCCTCGAAGCCGCCCTCGCGGCCGAACCCGCTGGACTTCACGCCCCCGAACGGCGCGGCCGGGTTGGAGATCAGGCCGGTGTTGACCCCGACCATGCCGAACTCCAGTGCCTCGGCCAGCCGGATGGTGCGGGCCAGGTCGCGGGTGTAGACGTAGGAGGCCAGGCCGTACTCGGTGTCGTTGGCCATCCGGATCGCGTCGGCCTCGGAGTCGAAGGTGGTGATCGGCGCGACCGGGCCGAAGATCTCCTGGACGTTGATCTCGGAGTCGGCCGGTACGCCGAGCAGCACGGTCGGCGGATAGAAGTAGCCGGGCCCGTCCACGGGCCGGCCGCCGGTGACGACCGTGGCGCCGTCGTGGACCGCGTCCGTGACCAGCTGGCTGACGCTCTCGACCGCCCGCTCGTCGATGAGCGGCCCGACGTCGACGCCGTCGTCCTGCCCGCGCCCCAGGCTGAGCGCGCCCATCCGCTTGCCGAGCTTCTCGGCGAAATCGTCGGCGACCGAGGCGTGCACCAGGAACCGGTTGGCGGCCGTGCAGGCCTCCCCCATGTTCCGCATCTTCGCGACCATCGCCCCGTCGACCGCCGCATCGACGTCGGCGTCCTCGAAGACGAGGAACGGGGCGTTGCCGCCGAGCTCCATGCTGACCCGCTGCAGCCGGTCGGCCGACTGGCGGACCAGCACCCGGCCCACCCCGGTCGAGCCGGTGAAGCTGACCTTGCGCAGCCGGTCGTCGGCCTGCAGGGTTTCGCTGAACTCGCCGGTATGGCTGGTGGTGACGACGTTGAGGACGCCGGCCGGCAGCCCGGCCTCCTCGAGCACCGCCGCGAGCGCCAGCATCGACAGCGGGGTCTGGCTGGCGGGCTTGACCACCATCGTGCAGCCGGCTGCGACGGCGGGCCCGATCTTGCGGGTGCCCATCGCGAGCGGGAAGTTCCAGGGGGTGATGAACAGGCACGGGCCGACCGGCTTCTTGATGGTCAGCAGCCGGCTCCCGCCACCCGGGGCCTGCATCCAGCGGCCGTGGATCCGGACCGCCTCCTCGGCGTACCACCGGAAGAACTCCGCGCCGTACGTCACCTCACCGGCGGCCTCGGCGACGGTCTTGCCCATCTCCAGG encodes:
- a CDS encoding diacylglycerol/lipid kinase family protein — protein: MSAPESRRAFTFLVNPSSGGGAAPEAVVPVARLLREGGATVDVTYSPGPHAMVELVDQAVGRGDVVVSVGGDGMLSSLAGLVSERGGVLGVLPAGRGNDFARMLGLPEDAEGQARLLLEGAVRHVDLIAVTGLGRARRVVAGSVYAGVDARATEIVDRATWLPRRLQYPYAALRSLATYQAGRYVVAVDGIEHTYTAATVVVANSGYYGSGMKIAPAASVEDGRLDVVVIEAASRVALMRSLPKVYDGSHVALPEVTVLTGTRVELRGTSRSAIPVGGDGEPLGPLPTLDAAPAAVEILPGALAVLA
- a CDS encoding FAD-binding oxidoreductase, with protein sequence MTVNQTEMHPSRWGDPTRARALPDEARGLVEMVFGVDDRPTVAHPALAPSALAPDLVAGLEEVVGVGHVLIDDATRRLRTRGKSTPDLLRARAGDLADAPDAVVRPGSHDEVAAVLAFAVEHHLAVVPFGGGTSVTGGLVARREGFAAVLSLDLVRMKRLLAVDHVSMTATLEPGLRGPEAEALLAAEGMTIGHFPQSFEYASLGGFAATRSSGQSSAGFGRFDALVVGLTVATPQGRIVLGTAPANAAGPDLRQLFLGSEGTLGVITSLTLRVRPVPAVQVYEAWRWPSFADGATAMRTLAQAGLLPTVLRLSDESESAINLADPAAIGGESAGGCLMVVGFEGEPAAVEAKRSAVTAVFEGLGGTGVGTGPGEKWAHGRYDAPYLRDSLLDAGVLVETLETATFWSNLDRLYTGVKTALETSLGQPSLVLCHISHVYETGASLYFTVAAKETDDPLGQWRVAKAAASDAMLAAGATITHHHAVGTDHLPWFEREIGPVGVSILRAVKADLDPTGVLNPGVLIP
- a CDS encoding TetR/AcrR family transcriptional regulator yields the protein MTSLRHNAPDRAEPRDGYLDAARACILDVGWRRTTLTEVARRAGVSRMTIYRTWADMPRLLADLMTREWGSVVADSLADEDPAAPTVDRLVGDIVQTVQRLRENELFVRIVELDPELILPYLFSRRGRSQDSILERTVAALRDAQAEGAARAGDPVAMARAMLLAAHGFVLSAHTMVDDDVSVEDLDAELVLALTRGLRP
- a CDS encoding glycerol-3-phosphate dehydrogenase/oxidase, coding for MTGPTTTSRITPGLAGVPTEVDLVVIGLGITGAGVALDAASRGLSVLAVDAHDLAFGTSRWSSKMVHGGLRYLAKGQVGVAHESAVERGILMEVTAPHLTHPMPMLVPLSSSVTRLQTWLTRSGMWAGDLLRRGARTDAETLPKPRHLTVTEARSLVPALRPAGLRGAVLGWDGQLEDDARLVITIARTAASYGAQVRTHARVLEATGTSVRLRDETRSAEGDETTTVTARSVVNAAGVWAGGLVDGITLRPSRGTHLVLREETLPGLTVSVFCPVPGETNRFVMVLPQPDGTVYVGLTDEPVDGEIPDVPEASETEVGFLLDVVSAAFSHQLHRTDVVGTFAGLRPLLDLGGDGDGARTADLSRRHAVLTSSTGVITVVGGKLTTYRRMAEDAVDAAVAQAGLAASPCRTRELPLLGAAPRAELASLELPSRLVRRYGTDAALVLESAREVSGLADEELLAAVAPHVPVTLAELLFGVTHEGAADVDDLLDRRTRVGLVPADRELAVPAARRALEIAAPAVR
- a CDS encoding sigma-70 family RNA polymerase sigma factor produces the protein MTAIEAAPMTTHPQTDTPTEGRTAAARSELGDFPTLTQRYQRELLAHCYRMSGSVQEAEDLVQETFLRAWKASADFQGRSSVRTWLYRIATNVCLTNLEGRPRRPLPAGLGTPDAMAGDALEENHEIAWLEPVPDAAVVVAERDSIRLAFVAALQHLPARQRAVLILRDVLRWSAAEVAEALDTTSAAVNSALQRAHAQLAGRGLTEETVEPDLTPAQQQLLERYVDAFWRKDVDAIVSLLTSEAVWEMPPFTNWFVGPDNIGELIDKHCPGGWNDMPMLRTSANGQPAFGLYMRMADGGFTPFQLQVLELDGSRVAHVHAFFDTALFAKFGLPDRLDDDYRPGDHPMSLVPTSPAPSAPSPAGE
- a CDS encoding TIGR03086 family metal-binding protein, yielding MTQTLPGSVELLDRALGYTRARLAVVHSELLCRPTPCEGWTLADLLAHLEDGLDTFTEAAGGAVEVRGGSTAAGRLDSLRDKACALLAAWSEPTPGDVVIETAGAHVDLAAPTLVATAALEVTVHGWDVGQSTGERAAIPANLAQHLLPIAHRLVGAGDRGARFKRARPVPAMAPYDQRLLGFLGRT
- a CDS encoding helix-turn-helix transcriptional regulator; this translates as MLPTRVDLAARGYAMARAGRIGEALADLEQLRATGWDDLDDLDRASVLTTAVDCRLARGDLSAAMALGETLGGFLDRPGLTGAVAHHGRGELSAAAGDSDLAAGHFTRAGRLLAGGTGDIGPGDIGPGDIGLVPWRVGAALAAVRLGRRREGAALAREHLGAARSSCSPYAVAVALRTMATVDAGSDRTALLREARDVLAGVPAARLAAQIDTDLAGLLLLSGRPDAAAALGLLRAAEAYAGREELWPLQSRVRRLLDRMGEPARPVHGEALAALTAAERRVARLAADGLTNRQIADRLVVTVKAVEWHLSHIYRKLGIRSRTGLPASLGLEAAAL
- a CDS encoding DUF2332 domain-containing protein yields the protein MLRGLVAADEELLAWLATLPLTKRQPNLVLAAARWHGVPAPGPYAALREALLRDDGTIRRTILDRATQTNEAGRLATLVPAFALAAGAGPVALVEVGASAGLCLFPDRYRYAWRTASGVHRVGDPAAPELACAVLGDGPLPDGPPEVVWRAGIDLAPVDVTDDDQVRWLAALVWPEHDDRRARLERAVEVARADPPYLVRGDLLEELPALVDRAREHAPVLVFHSAVVAYLPEERRTAFHDLMTGLVAAGRCHWVSNEGPRVLPAVTATGPAVPEDEHGFVFGVDGRAVARTHGHGRSLRWF
- a CDS encoding NAD-dependent succinate-semialdehyde dehydrogenase translates to MNGLDLLGPTQRGLLIGGTWRDAEGGKRLDVIDPADGSVLTDVADGSVADAVDALDAAVAAQADWAATPPRQRGELLRTAFELIIERSEQFAHLMSLEMGKTVAEAAGEVTYGAEFFRWYAEEAVRIHGRWMQAPGGGSRLLTIKKPVGPCLFITPWNFPLAMGTRKIGPAVAAGCTMVVKPASQTPLSMLALAAVLEEAGLPAGVLNVVTTSHTGEFSETLQADDRLRKVSFTGSTGVGRVLVRQSADRLQRVSMELGGNAPFLVFEDADVDAAVDGAMVAKMRNMGEACTAANRFLVHASVADDFAEKLGKRMGALSLGRGQDDGVDVGPLIDERAVESVSQLVTDAVHDGATVVTGGRPVDGPGYFYPPTVLLGVPADSEINVQEIFGPVAPITTFDSEADAIRMANDTEYGLASYVYTRDLARTIRLAEALEFGMVGVNTGLISNPAAPFGGVKSSGFGREGGFEGIEEYLETTYVALPAG